One Longimicrobium sp. DNA segment encodes these proteins:
- a CDS encoding amino acid adenylation domain-containing protein: MDTINRRDTLSDAKRALLEARMRGQAHAPRQREVIGRCAGEGPEFPASYMQEQMWLAIQLDPERAIYNVPVAVLVRADADVPALERAFTEVVRRHEGLRTVFRTVGGELRQVVLPPHPVTADVRDLRAEVGPDFDAGVRRIVSEAGARTMDIERGPMVQLSLLRVSDERSALVITLQHIVTDGWAYPLILHELWELYAAELHGRPVTLPEPTLRYADYAVWQREHLRGETLDAHVAFWRGLLEGAPETELPGDRPRPAQSSYRGAMHHFVFPTEASAAVRALCRREAATVNMVLSAAFSATVARYTGSGDVVFGTLYGNRSRPELEQVVGCFVNSAALRLDLSDDPPFAEAVGRAKRLVLDAERHQELPFEKVVEHLRVRRDPSRNPLFQLMYFHHTFVPQHAQASVRELDPQAVYRAASLVDTGLAKLDFILTTLEEGDELSAIVEYATDLFDAATVERFCRHFVTLAGRAAANAHLPVSAISLLDREEEETLREWSRGPSLAAEPAPVHRQFEARAAAAPDADAVRFGAETTSYAELDARANRIARRLREMGVGPETRVGLSMERSPDLLAGVMGIWKAGGAFVPLDPAYPAERLAWTIANAALPVVVTAGDVADALPAHAAELLRIEELGDGDATAGAEEIPISADHLAYVIYTSGSTGRPKGVQVRHGSLANLLAATRDAFGAGPGDVMPPLASYAFDIWLFEALLPLVSGGATRVVPRERLLDVAALAEEAADATLLHAVPALMREIAQAERAAPRMTRLRHVFTGGDSVPPALLAEMRAAFPAAEAHVLYGPTEGTILASAHAVDGDVEGHPIGRPLAEMRLYVCDETGGLQPPGVPGELLIGGPGVARGYLGLPAMTAERFVPDPFGGFPGARLYRTGDRARWKESAEVRECGSALDPRESERTDALTHSRTSALPHSRTAVLEFQGRLDRQVKIRGFRIELGEVEAAVAGVPGVREAAVVLREDTPGVRRLVAYAAGDGVTGDAVRAALRERLPDYMVPSAVVVMDALPRTATDKLDRRALAAPEAEVGDAVEYVAPRDEVETAIAQAWARVLGRDRVGVHDNFFELGGDSILVIQTIARAAEAGVALQPWQMFRFHTVAEQAAAARDAAETAASEAASPATEAEAGDDDAFFGDGLDGIDDGLLDAVLGQLGRD, from the coding sequence ATGGACACGATCAACCGGCGCGACACCCTCTCCGACGCCAAGCGCGCGCTCCTCGAGGCGCGCATGCGCGGCCAGGCCCACGCGCCGCGCCAGCGCGAGGTCATCGGCCGCTGCGCCGGCGAGGGGCCGGAGTTCCCCGCGTCGTACATGCAGGAGCAGATGTGGCTGGCCATCCAGCTCGACCCCGAGCGCGCCATCTACAACGTCCCCGTGGCCGTCCTCGTCCGCGCGGACGCCGACGTGCCGGCGCTGGAGCGCGCCTTCACCGAGGTGGTGCGGCGCCACGAGGGGCTGCGCACCGTCTTCCGCACGGTCGGCGGCGAGCTGCGGCAGGTGGTGCTCCCGCCGCACCCCGTGACCGCCGACGTGCGCGACCTGCGCGCCGAGGTGGGGCCGGACTTCGACGCGGGCGTGCGCCGCATCGTCAGCGAGGCCGGGGCGCGCACGATGGACATCGAGCGCGGGCCCATGGTGCAGCTGTCGCTGCTGCGCGTGTCGGACGAGCGCTCGGCGCTGGTCATCACCCTGCAGCACATCGTCACCGACGGGTGGGCGTATCCGCTCATCCTGCACGAGCTGTGGGAGCTGTACGCCGCCGAATTGCACGGCCGCCCCGTGACGCTCCCCGAGCCGACGCTGCGCTACGCCGACTACGCCGTGTGGCAGCGCGAGCACCTGCGCGGCGAGACGCTGGACGCGCACGTGGCCTTCTGGCGCGGGCTGCTGGAGGGCGCGCCCGAGACCGAGCTTCCCGGCGACCGCCCGCGCCCGGCGCAGTCCAGCTACCGCGGCGCCATGCACCACTTCGTCTTCCCCACTGAAGCCAGCGCCGCCGTCCGCGCGCTCTGCCGGCGCGAGGCGGCGACCGTGAACATGGTGCTCTCCGCCGCCTTCTCCGCGACGGTGGCGCGCTACACCGGGAGCGGCGACGTCGTCTTCGGCACGCTGTACGGCAACCGCAGCCGGCCGGAGCTGGAGCAGGTCGTGGGCTGCTTCGTGAACTCCGCGGCGCTGCGGCTCGATCTCTCGGACGACCCGCCGTTCGCGGAGGCGGTGGGGCGCGCCAAGCGGCTGGTGCTGGACGCCGAGCGCCACCAGGAGCTGCCGTTCGAGAAGGTGGTGGAGCACCTGCGGGTCCGCCGCGACCCCAGCCGCAACCCGCTGTTCCAGCTCATGTACTTCCACCACACCTTCGTCCCGCAGCACGCGCAGGCGTCGGTCAGGGAGCTGGACCCGCAGGCCGTCTACCGCGCGGCGTCGCTGGTCGACACGGGCCTCGCCAAGCTGGACTTCATCCTCACCACGCTGGAGGAGGGCGACGAGCTCTCCGCCATCGTCGAGTACGCGACGGACCTGTTCGACGCGGCCACGGTGGAGCGCTTCTGCCGGCACTTCGTGACGCTGGCCGGGCGCGCCGCAGCGAACGCCCATCTCCCCGTCTCCGCCATCTCCCTGCTCGACCGGGAGGAAGAGGAGACGCTGCGCGAGTGGAGCCGCGGCCCGTCGCTCGCCGCCGAGCCCGCGCCCGTCCATCGCCAGTTCGAGGCGCGGGCCGCCGCGGCGCCGGACGCGGACGCCGTCCGCTTCGGCGCGGAGACGACGTCGTACGCGGAGCTGGACGCGCGCGCCAACCGCATCGCCCGGCGGCTGCGGGAGATGGGCGTCGGACCCGAGACGCGCGTCGGCCTCTCCATGGAGCGCTCGCCGGATCTGCTCGCCGGGGTGATGGGGATCTGGAAGGCCGGCGGCGCCTTCGTCCCGCTCGACCCGGCGTACCCGGCCGAGCGGCTGGCGTGGACCATCGCCAACGCCGCGCTCCCCGTCGTCGTCACCGCGGGCGACGTCGCGGACGCGCTCCCCGCACACGCCGCGGAGCTTCTCCGCATCGAGGAGCTGGGGGATGGAGATGCGACGGCGGGTGCGGAGGAGATCCCCATCTCCGCCGACCATCTGGCGTACGTCATCTACACCTCGGGATCGACCGGGCGGCCGAAGGGGGTGCAGGTGCGGCACGGCTCGCTGGCCAATCTCCTTGCCGCCACGCGCGATGCGTTCGGCGCCGGGCCGGGGGACGTGATGCCGCCGCTGGCCTCGTACGCCTTCGACATCTGGCTCTTCGAGGCGCTGCTTCCGCTCGTCTCCGGCGGCGCCACGCGGGTGGTCCCGCGCGAGCGGCTGCTGGACGTGGCCGCGCTGGCGGAGGAAGCCGCCGACGCCACGCTCCTGCACGCCGTTCCCGCGCTGATGCGCGAGATCGCGCAGGCGGAGCGCGCCGCGCCGCGGATGACGCGCCTCCGCCACGTGTTCACGGGGGGAGATTCGGTGCCGCCCGCGCTCCTGGCCGAGATGCGCGCCGCCTTCCCCGCCGCGGAGGCGCACGTCCTCTACGGCCCGACGGAGGGGACGATCCTCGCCTCCGCGCACGCCGTCGACGGCGACGTGGAGGGGCACCCGATCGGCCGGCCGCTGGCCGAGATGCGGCTGTACGTCTGCGACGAGACCGGGGGGCTGCAGCCGCCCGGCGTCCCCGGCGAGCTGCTGATCGGCGGCCCCGGCGTGGCGCGCGGCTACCTGGGCCTCCCGGCGATGACGGCCGAGCGCTTCGTCCCCGACCCGTTCGGCGGCTTCCCCGGCGCGCGCCTGTACCGCACGGGCGACCGGGCGAGGTGGAAGGAAAGTGCGGAAGTGCGGGAGTGCGGAAGTGCGCTGGATCCGCGCGAGAGCGAGCGCACTGACGCACTCACGCACTCCCGCACTTCCGCACTTCCGCACTCACGCACTGCGGTTCTGGAGTTCCAGGGCCGCCTCGACCGCCAGGTGAAGATCCGCGGCTTCCGCATCGAGCTGGGCGAGGTGGAGGCGGCGGTCGCGGGCGTTCCCGGCGTGCGCGAGGCCGCCGTGGTGCTGCGCGAGGACACCCCCGGCGTGCGCCGCCTGGTGGCCTACGCGGCGGGCGACGGGGTGACGGGCGATGCGGTTCGCGCCGCGCTGCGCGAGCGCCTTCCCGACTACATGGTCCCGTCGGCGGTGGTGGTGATGGACGCGCTCCCCCGCACCGCCACCGACAAGCTGGACCGCCGCGCCCTGGCCGCCCCCGAGGCCGAGGTGGGCGACGCGGTGGAGTACGTGGCCCCGCGCGACGAAGTGGAGACGGCGATCGCGCAGGCGTGGGCGCGGGTGCTGGGGCGCGACCGCGTGGGCGTGCACGACAACTTCTTCGAGCTGGGCGGCGATTCGATCCTGGTGATCCAGACCATCGCCCGCGCCGCCGAGGCCGGGGTCGCGCTCCAGCCCTGGCAGATGTTCCGCTTCCACACGGTAGCCGAGCAAGCCGCCGCCGCCCGCGACGCCGCCGAAACCGCGGCCTCGGAGGCGGCATCGCCCGCGACGGAAGCGGAAGCGGGCGATGACGATGCCTTCTTCGGCGACGGGCTGGACGGCATCGACGACGGGCTGCTCGACGCGGTGCTGGGGCAGCTCGGGAGGGATTGA
- a CDS encoding type I polyketide synthase, with translation MSIIEPHSNGTAEGPDIPESADLEVAIIGMAGRFPGADDLDAFWANLQAGIESISRFGDDELRAAGVSEAELANPDYVKAIGRLRDVEHFDAGFFGYSPREAEVLEPGHRLFLECAWEALEDAGVDPDQVAGRIGVYAGAGSSGYAERHVKPNAALMESAGGFQVSLGSEKDFLATRVSYKLDLRGPSLAVQTGCSTSLVAIHLAAQSLLRGECELALAGGASVIIPQTTGYLWQHGGIVSPDGSCRAFDTRSGGAVSGSGVGAIVLKRLSDALRDGDAVRAVIRGSAINNDGGAKVAFTAPGVEGQSAVIAEALEAADVDPDTVTYVEAHGTGTELGDVIEIAALTRAFRAFTNREGYCAVGSVKTNIGHLDTAAGVAGLIKTVLAMEHRRIPPTVHFAAPNPRIAFAGSPFRVAAGTTVDWAADGPRRAGVSSFGIGGTNAHVVLEEAPAASPSGPSRPWQLLAVSARGASAAQAQAARLADHLQNHPDLPLADVAHTLREGRHAFAHRRIAVVRQGEDAAAILRGAVPERIAAGVAEAGARSVAFLFPGLGDHYPNMARGLYEAEPAFRAEVDRCAEILRPLLGADIREALFPGHAPSDAAPAQALDLRAMVARSAPTPEAAQLNRTALAQPAVFVVDYALARLWMSWGIAPDALIGHSLGEYAAACIAGVLSLEDALTLVAERAKTIEPLPGGAMLAISRDPTEIQPHLAGGVAIATVNAPGLCVVAGPEDAVADLERRLGDAGIVARRLPTTHAFHTPMLAPVAGRLTEIARSVRLRPPRIPMISNVTGTWITDAEATDPEYWTRHMLGTVRFADGVGELLREPGRVLLEVGPGQTLSTFVRQRPGDGEEAPVAVIPSMRHAFDRRPDQGVLLEALGRLWLAGVKPDWTAFRGPERRRKVHLPTYPWEKQRYWVDAPTLAASAHPARASADPAEWTYLPDWRRSPAPPSSAEIRRVLVLAQDDSGDALATALRQLGREATVRRIPASAERDGVRAVVDGDSDAVAVITPDPVTLLMLGAAMAHAGSRARLIAITRDAHDVTGREALDVGAAAVAAAALVVTQEHAPIRARTVDVEADARDLARLAAELVADADDQVIALRGPHRWARGFRAAKPAAPAATVREGGAYLLVGGVEGQNAVFARALARVPGVRLAAITVDGRVSGPEEPSVLALRADPADASSLAAAIGQAEARFGRIDGVLWTPSGADISLAAADEAKPAWRAELARIAAQLDALDTALGGREMDFCLTESSLAGVLGGVGLVRAALLHAQADAIAQRHARGSRPRWTSVAADRWLQPGESASGIPLDAAEAVLRHALALAAEPVVLVSPTELEARLRGAAHPEPHRPEAARYARPDDLGIDYAAPQTELEERIAAVWQELLGLERIGVHDDFFALGGHSLLATQIVGRLRDLFELELPLAVIFEAPTVAKMAVLVEDAFFAEIEAMTDEEAAAMVGR, from the coding sequence ATGAGCATCATCGAACCGCATTCGAACGGCACGGCCGAAGGGCCCGACATCCCCGAATCCGCCGACCTGGAGGTGGCGATCATCGGGATGGCGGGGCGCTTTCCGGGCGCGGACGACCTGGACGCGTTCTGGGCCAACCTGCAGGCCGGCATCGAATCCATCTCCCGCTTCGGCGACGACGAGCTGCGCGCGGCGGGCGTCTCCGAGGCGGAGCTGGCGAACCCGGACTACGTGAAGGCCATCGGCCGCCTCCGCGACGTGGAGCACTTCGACGCCGGCTTCTTCGGCTACTCTCCGCGCGAGGCCGAGGTGCTGGAGCCCGGCCATCGCCTCTTCCTGGAGTGCGCGTGGGAGGCGCTGGAGGACGCGGGCGTCGATCCGGACCAGGTCGCCGGCCGCATCGGCGTGTACGCCGGCGCGGGGTCCAGCGGGTACGCGGAGCGGCACGTGAAGCCGAACGCCGCGCTGATGGAGTCGGCCGGCGGCTTCCAGGTGAGCCTGGGGAGCGAGAAGGACTTCCTGGCGACGCGCGTCTCGTACAAGCTGGACCTGCGCGGGCCCAGCCTGGCGGTGCAGACCGGGTGCTCCACCTCCCTCGTGGCCATCCATCTCGCCGCGCAGAGCCTGCTGCGCGGCGAGTGCGAGCTGGCGCTGGCGGGTGGCGCCAGCGTCATCATCCCCCAGACCACGGGCTACCTCTGGCAGCACGGCGGCATCGTCTCGCCCGACGGAAGCTGCCGCGCCTTCGACACGCGCTCCGGCGGCGCCGTCTCCGGGAGCGGCGTCGGCGCCATCGTCCTCAAGCGCCTCTCCGACGCGCTGCGCGACGGCGACGCGGTGCGCGCCGTCATCCGCGGCAGCGCCATCAACAACGACGGTGGAGCCAAGGTCGCCTTCACCGCGCCGGGCGTGGAGGGCCAGTCCGCCGTCATCGCCGAGGCGCTGGAAGCCGCGGACGTGGACCCCGACACGGTGACGTACGTCGAGGCGCACGGCACGGGGACGGAGCTGGGCGACGTGATCGAGATCGCCGCGCTGACGCGGGCCTTCCGCGCGTTCACCAACCGCGAGGGGTACTGCGCCGTCGGCTCGGTGAAGACCAACATCGGCCACCTGGACACCGCCGCGGGCGTCGCCGGGCTGATCAAGACGGTGCTGGCGATGGAGCACCGCCGCATCCCGCCGACCGTGCACTTCGCGGCGCCCAACCCGCGCATCGCCTTCGCGGGGAGCCCCTTCCGCGTCGCCGCGGGGACGACGGTCGACTGGGCGGCCGACGGGCCGCGGCGCGCGGGCGTCAGCTCGTTCGGCATCGGCGGGACCAACGCGCACGTGGTGCTGGAGGAGGCGCCCGCCGCCTCGCCGTCCGGCCCCTCGCGCCCGTGGCAGCTGCTGGCAGTGAGCGCCCGCGGCGCCTCCGCGGCGCAGGCGCAGGCGGCGCGGCTGGCGGACCATCTCCAGAATCATCCCGATCTCCCGCTGGCGGACGTCGCGCACACGCTCCGCGAGGGGCGCCACGCCTTCGCGCACCGCCGCATCGCCGTCGTCCGCCAGGGCGAGGACGCGGCGGCCATCCTGCGCGGCGCCGTCCCCGAGCGGATCGCCGCGGGCGTGGCCGAGGCGGGCGCGCGCTCCGTCGCCTTCCTCTTCCCGGGACTGGGGGATCACTACCCCAACATGGCGCGCGGGCTGTACGAGGCTGAGCCCGCCTTCCGCGCGGAGGTGGACCGCTGCGCGGAGATCCTGCGCCCGCTGCTCGGCGCCGACATCCGCGAGGCGCTCTTCCCGGGCCACGCGCCGTCCGACGCGGCGCCCGCGCAGGCGCTCGACCTGCGCGCGATGGTGGCGCGTTCGGCGCCCACGCCCGAGGCGGCGCAGCTGAACCGCACCGCGCTGGCGCAGCCCGCCGTGTTCGTGGTGGACTACGCGCTCGCGCGGCTGTGGATGAGCTGGGGGATCGCTCCGGACGCACTGATCGGCCACTCGCTGGGCGAGTACGCGGCCGCGTGCATCGCCGGCGTGCTGTCGCTGGAGGACGCGCTCACCCTGGTCGCCGAGCGTGCGAAGACCATCGAGCCGCTGCCGGGCGGGGCGATGCTCGCCATCTCCCGCGATCCCACGGAGATCCAGCCGCACCTCGCCGGCGGTGTCGCGATCGCGACGGTGAACGCGCCGGGGCTCTGCGTCGTCGCCGGACCCGAGGACGCGGTGGCCGATCTGGAACGGCGGCTGGGGGATGCGGGGATCGTCGCGCGGCGGCTGCCCACGACGCACGCCTTCCACACGCCGATGCTGGCCCCGGTCGCCGGGCGGCTGACGGAGATCGCGCGATCGGTGCGGCTGCGCCCGCCGCGCATCCCCATGATCAGCAACGTCACGGGAACGTGGATCACCGACGCGGAGGCGACCGATCCGGAGTACTGGACGCGCCACATGCTCGGCACCGTGCGCTTCGCGGACGGCGTCGGCGAGCTGCTGCGCGAGCCGGGGCGCGTGCTGCTGGAGGTGGGTCCCGGGCAGACGCTCTCCACCTTCGTCCGCCAGCGGCCGGGCGACGGGGAAGAGGCCCCCGTCGCCGTCATCCCGTCGATGCGCCACGCCTTCGACCGGCGGCCGGACCAGGGGGTGCTGCTGGAGGCGCTGGGACGGCTCTGGCTGGCCGGGGTGAAGCCGGACTGGACGGCCTTCCGCGGCCCGGAGCGGCGCCGGAAGGTCCATCTCCCCACGTACCCGTGGGAGAAGCAGCGCTACTGGGTGGATGCTCCCACGCTGGCCGCTTCGGCGCACCCCGCACGCGCCAGCGCCGACCCGGCGGAGTGGACCTATCTCCCCGACTGGCGCCGCTCCCCCGCCCCGCCGTCGTCCGCCGAGATCCGCCGCGTCCTCGTCCTCGCGCAGGATGATTCGGGAGATGCGCTCGCCACCGCGCTGCGCCAACTCGGGCGCGAGGCGACGGTGCGCCGCATCCCCGCCTCCGCGGAGCGAGACGGCGTCCGCGCGGTGGTGGATGGGGATTCGGACGCGGTCGCCGTCATCACCCCCGATCCCGTCACCCTGCTCATGCTGGGCGCGGCGATGGCGCACGCCGGCAGCCGCGCGCGGCTGATCGCCATCACGCGCGACGCGCACGACGTCACCGGCCGCGAGGCGCTGGACGTGGGCGCCGCCGCGGTCGCCGCCGCCGCGCTGGTGGTGACGCAGGAGCACGCGCCCATCCGCGCCCGCACGGTCGACGTGGAGGCGGACGCGCGCGACCTCGCCCGCCTCGCCGCTGAGCTCGTCGCGGACGCGGACGACCAGGTGATCGCCCTGCGCGGTCCGCACCGCTGGGCGCGCGGCTTCCGCGCCGCGAAGCCCGCCGCGCCGGCGGCGACGGTGCGAGAAGGCGGCGCGTACCTGCTCGTCGGCGGCGTCGAGGGCCAGAACGCCGTCTTCGCCCGCGCGCTCGCCCGCGTCCCCGGCGTGCGCCTGGCGGCGATCACGGTGGACGGCCGGGTCTCCGGGCCGGAGGAGCCATCCGTCCTCGCGCTCCGGGCCGATCCGGCGGACGCGTCGTCGCTCGCCGCCGCGATCGGCCAGGCGGAGGCGCGCTTCGGGCGCATCGACGGCGTGCTGTGGACGCCGTCCGGCGCGGACATCTCCCTCGCCGCCGCGGACGAGGCGAAACCCGCGTGGCGCGCGGAGCTGGCTCGCATCGCCGCGCAGCTGGATGCGCTCGATACGGCGCTCGGCGGGCGGGAGATGGACTTCTGCCTGACCGAATCGTCGCTCGCGGGCGTGCTGGGCGGCGTCGGCCTGGTGCGCGCGGCGCTGCTGCACGCGCAGGCGGACGCCATCGCCCAGCGCCACGCCCGCGGATCGCGCCCGCGCTGGACCAGCGTCGCCGCCGACCGCTGGCTGCAGCCGGGAGAATCGGCGAGCGGCATCCCCCTCGACGCGGCGGAGGCGGTGCTGAGGCATGCGCTCGCGCTGGCCGCCGAGCCGGTGGTGCTGGTCTCGCCGACGGAGCTGGAGGCGCGCCTGCGCGGCGCCGCGCACCCGGAGCCGCATCGCCCCGAAGCCGCGCGCTACGCCCGTCCGGACGACCTGGGGATCGATTACGCGGCGCCGCAGACGGAGCTGGAGGAGCGGATCGCGGCGGTGTGGCAGGAGCTGCTGGGGCTGGAGCGGATCGGCGTGCACGACGACTTCTTCGCGCTGGGCGGCCACTCGCTGCTGGCCACGCAGATCGTCGGCCGCCTGCGCGACCTGTTCGAGCTGGAGCTGCCGCTGGCCGTGATCTTCGAGGCCCCGACCGTGGCGAAGATGGCCGTTCTCGTCGAGGACGCCTTCTTCGCCGAGATCGAGGCCATGACGGACGAAGAGGCCGCGGCGATGGTGGGCAGGTGA